From the Halichoerus grypus chromosome 3, mHalGry1.hap1.1, whole genome shotgun sequence genome, one window contains:
- the EPGN gene encoding epigen gives MAFGVSISVYLLFKAVTALTTEAAEPGTPPITTQPSNWTVNKTEVDYTEGPIALKFSHPCLEDHNSYCINGVCAFHHELEKAICTCFTGYTGERCEHLTLTSYAVDSHEKYIAIGIGVGLLLSGFLAIFYCYIRKRCLKLKSPYNICSGGRPL, from the exons CAGTGACAGCCCTGACTACAGAGGCAGCCGAGCCGGGGACACCCCCAATCACAACCCAGCCAAGTAACTggacagtgaacaaaacagaag TTGACTACACAGAAGGACCCATAGCCTTGAAGTTCTCACATCCTTGCCTGGAAGACCACAATAGTTACTGCATCAATGGTGTTTGCGCATTCCACCATGAGCTGGAGAAAGCCATCTGCAC gtgttttaCCGGTTATACTGGAGAAAGGTGTGAGCACTTGACCTTAACTTCATATGCTGTGGATTCTCATGAAAAATACATTGCAATTGGGATTGGCGTTGGATTATTATTAAGTggttttcttgctattttttacTGCTACATAAGAAAGAG GTGTCTAAAATTGAAATCACCTTACAACATCTGTTCTGGAGGAAGACCACTGTGA